One Ranitomeya variabilis isolate aRanVar5 chromosome 4, aRanVar5.hap1, whole genome shotgun sequence genomic window, gacgcattgcgacggattgcaaaaaacgctagtgtgaaagtagccataatgtgtgcaacctgtaaagtgctgcggaatatgttagcgctatataaatataaagattattattaaagattattattattattatttgtaaacaTTGGTGTCTAGCAtgcatatttttcttttttttacacttcaTGAAGGTTTTGAAAACCATTTCTAGAAAAGGGAGTGTGTAAAATCTCAGATTAATGCCAAGTTACTGCCTATTTGCCCCAAAAGTATAAAGCCAGTCAAGAGGAAACGTGTCCGGTAAAATGCACCAAACATCCATTTGTAGCAAATTTTGGCCAAATTATTGGCAGCTATCTCGTGTGTGAATTTAATTAAATAAGTAAATCATGACCAAATATttcccattttttttggtaaatcttCTCATACACCAATCTGACCAACCATCATAATCTGTGCTATCTATGGTTGTCTGTGCAACGAGGTATATAATTGCCAAAACCTTTTCAAAATTACCTATTCATTTAAACAACTTTTGTTTTTGACATGTATTTTTATtactttaaaaaattttttttatcacaatcttttttaaaaaaaattagtccTGCAATTTTCACTGTCCACTGGGGCTTTTTAGGTTCAACTTCTTGTCTTTTAAAGGGTTTTCAGCAGTCTtgctatcagcagaggcaggatttaTAAGGACATGTAACACCCCTACACAGCTAATAGAATAGGATCCCCCAATTCCAGTACATGTCACAGCTCCCCTGCTCCTCCTCTCTTCAGTGATGTTTTCACATGCTTATTAGATGCTTCAGCACAATAGATTGAGTCACTGGTCATTGCTACTAGTGTATGTGTGCATttcctgacacagtaagttggagtCATAAAGAAAAGTGTGAAAATGGCAACATTGTATTTATTTGTTGTTAAttgtaacttttttttctttttttattattgcatAATGAATGATGACTACTGCTTCCTGTTAGGTGCACAGACATTAGCAGCGATGGACTGACTCAGTGTTTAGGGCACAAGCTGTCATCAGGGCAAAGGTTACTttgcgggggggggggaggaggtgagctgtgacatctattatgAATGGTTTGTGTGATCAGCTGTGTAGGTGTGTTGtctatcattgtacaggaggtggagtaggtgagctgtgacatctcctattatgAACTCACCCTGTGTGATCAGCTGTGTAGAGGTCTTGTCCATCATTGTAATCCAGTCTGTAATGGCAATAACTTTGCAATTTATTCCCCTCATTCAGTACAAATTGATGAAGTATCCATTGGGCCTCCCTGACAATATCACTTTGTTGGGGGGCATCTATAAGTAATGATCTGGGAGCCTGTTTTTGGGTTTACACAGCAGCCCCCCAGATTGTGCAGTAGAGGATGATCATTTGTGGGGGGATCTCAGTCATTATGTGGCTTTATATTGAGGTTTTGCTATGTTTGCAGCTGTTGCTGGTAATTGTCCCAGGGAAAACAAAGCTGACTGTAAAGGGCTATTTCAAGTAACTGTAAGATTAAAGCTATGGGGGGTGATGGTGTTCTTGAGTGACCCTAATGAGGAAGTTATCCATCTGGATGCTGAACTCTGACCAAGGCTGACTGCAGTTGTCAGGGGGCTTTGTTCTGTCCCCGCAGATATTGACCATAGGAAATCCCTGCTGCTTAGTTCATGAAACCTCTCATTTATCGCAGCGGCATGTGGAGGAAATGGTGGAAATCGCATTCTGTATTGACTTGTTCTATAGAACTAAATATAGTAGAGGCTTAAAGGCAATttctaccattttttttttcttcttttagtgactcttaactttttatatttttgaggcactaaaaaataaaaaaataaataagcaacTTTGCATATAGTCTTTAAGATGTTCTGCAGGACTTTGATCTATAGACAGCTATCGATATCAGATCGGTGGGTGTCTTAACGCGCTGTGCCCCCACCAATCAGCCGACTGAGTGCAGACATCATGTCCTCATCATTGCTTTCTGGGCACAGCGCTGTACATTTTGAAGTTCCTGGTTCTGCAGCTCCATTCCTTTTACTTGCGTTAAATGGAGCAGCACAGATGTATTTTCGGGGCTGCTGCAAAATGTAAACCATGAAGGGGACATGCCTCTTACTGGAGCGCTGTGGCTTCTTCATCCAGATGCCAAGAGTCGGGCCTCCCATGATCTGATACTGATGGCCTGTCCTAGGACTAATCCCACTGTTGTGGGTTTTTTCCTTTAACATATGTGGACCACAACAGTCCTTTATTAGGAGGTTTGCTAACAATTGGAATCTGAAATCACTACAGGTTAGTTAGTCATATCTCCAATACTATCTACTACCCTAAAgcctaaaaataaagggaacagtaaTATTATAGCATTCAAGTAAATCCTGGAACTTTTTTATTGGTTTTCTGATGTCCTGTAACTGGAAGTttgcatttgtttattttttttcctttggtgCCAAGTATGAATTAGGACTGGTCCACTGACTTTTCATTATGCTTTTGTATCTGGTGCCTTTTGCAAAGCCTTTAATTATCAGCCGAGGCGGAGGGAAGCATTTTTTCTGTCTGTGTTTATGTAGACTCaagcctctttctttctctcttccccAGGCTGATTCTGGTCACCATATTTCTGCTCTTGCTGTGCGGGACCACTGCCAGCTGCATCAAGTTCTGCTGTAAGAAGAAGAAACCGCCCGTGCAGACCCTGCCAAATCATCCCTACGAAGTGACCGTGATCGCCATAGATAACGACAGCACCATCCACAGCACGGTGACTTGTAAGTAGACAATGAGCACAAGGTCATACGACTGCTGAGTACATAAGAGAATATTCTGCATAAAGCTGCTGACGTCCCTGCAGGTTTTATGCTCTTACAGGCATGATATGTGGCACCATAAGCAAATGCCTCACATGGACAGTTAATGGTGTATGGCTTGACTTGGGTAATTCGTGATCCCTCTTCACAAGCCTCACAAACCCACCCCCTTCCTTTACcattaagagccttaaggtaccttcacactcagcaactttgcaaagagaacgacaacaatccgtgacgttgcagcgtcctggatagcgatctcgttgtgtttgacacgcagcagcgttctggatcccgctgtgccatcgctggtcggagctagaagtccagaactttatttagtcgccaggtcggcgtgtatcgtcatgtttgacagcaaaagcaacgacgccagcaacgagcatagggggcgtcgcagcctctccttctagccagtcggtacactccggctgtttgacatggagctaacaaccagcgagaacgagaagtgagtcgccgttacgtcactggatcgctcctgcatcgttctggagctgctgtgtttgacgtctctacagcgacctaaacagcgacgctccagcgatctagtttaggtcggctcgttgtctatatcgctgcagcgtcgctgagggtGACTGTACCTTAAATCCAACTTACTAATTAAGTCTGATTGTGCAAAAAGTAGTTGTGATGGGCCCCAGGGGTCGTTTTCACCTGCCAACCACACTAAACTTGTTTGCTCATCAGCAGTAGTTTAATATCCTGTTTCCACAGGCTGAGCATGCTGCAAATTCACTCTGAACTATCTGTAAAAGATAGTGTTAAATACACCCAGGCTGTCCTGTCAATATGCTTCtgagaattttcttttttttttttttttttgtgcaaatgaaAAGATTTCACCCACCGAACAGGCCCGTTCATCAGGTGATCAGCAGCCGGTTTACAATGCCCGATTATCATGACAAGAACGTTCACAATCATGCAGTATAAATGAACCTTTAAAATAACTTGCACTGCCATCCTCTGCAGTTGTTAATTACTGAGACTAGTCTGGCAGGACATCACTTTACACATATTCAGCCTTAGCTGTGATGGTCACGTCCTTCTCACTTGCCAAATCATCTCTGTAGCTTGATTGAGGAGGACCTTGACCATGCCCGGGGGGTGGCTGATTACAGCAACTGGGGGTGAAGCGATGCTCTACTGGACTAGTCTGAGGTCACTAAGAAATGTCAAGGACTGCAATAAAAATGGGGCACATAGGATCTACTATCTGGGCTATCGGATAGTTGATTTTGATTCAGGATTAGGGCTCTGAATTGTAATATTGTCAATTTGGGGGATTTGAGTTTCCTTTTTTACACCTAGCTGGGTGTACCAACCGATTACTGCCAGTCTAAGGTTACCAGTGCCAATCTTTAATATTTAGCACTGTCCAATGCAAGCTGTGTAGCCATACTGTCCTGCCCCCTCGGACTGAACGCTGAACAGTACAATTACTGAAGCGACTGGGTGTACCGCACCCTTGCGTGAGACCCCCTGGACTTGGGGGGGCCCCTTGTAGATTTACTCCATGTTCAATTTCTGGGGAGAAGACTATAACTTTGCAGCAGATATTGCATTTTTCTCACTGTACATAGTGGCGATTACCACGGCTTAGTCCGGTGGCCTGTAACGGTGTTCTCATTTAACACTTGCCTTTCTGTCTCTTCGCAGCATACAGCTCGGTGCAGTACCCTCACATGTTTGCTTTTGGCGACCCTGAGAGAAGTGCCCTGTCGCCCCCAGCTTATAGCCTATATGCTCTGGAGCTCCCACCAGCCTATGAAGAGGCCATCAAGATGGCTAAACCCAGCAATGAGGTTGGCGCCTCTACAACTGGCCCAAAACTAGAGGACATTACCGAGCACGAGGGACCTGAAGAGGAGCCAGATCAGCAACCGGAGCAGCAAGCCGTATCCAATGTCGTGGACTCACCGCCTCAGTATGAAGAGACTGAAGTTACAAGTCCTATCCAGTGACGGCTAACTATAGATCAGGAACCCTCTCTTTACTCTGCTTGGCTTGGAATCTTAAAGGATCGTGTTCTGTTACAGTTGCCAGGGGATAAGATCCACCTCCCTGCCCCTAATCTGTTGGCAGCGCTGTGACCTACATATAAGGCTTGAACTTTCTAGATGAAGCCTTCAGGTCCTTTGCGCTCTCATATCATGTGGACAGGGTATTTATACTCCGTGACTGTCCTGTAAATGCCTGACGTCTCTTCTCTCTGCAAATGGAAGTTGTAACAGACCGTTCTGCAAAAACAGCGTCGGCCTCAGCTTCTATTTGGCTTTTCTTTACAATTTCCCCTTACATTCACAAGGGAATATAGGAAAGCTTATATGGGGTGCAAGCAAATTGCTAAAATTGGAAGTTTCCAAATCGATATAGTATTGCTTGCtttaaaaacgaaaaaaaaaaaaataaattacttgTAAATAGAAGTTCCTGAGCTCAAGCTATGCAGTAATACTGGATTTGTGAATGTATCCGTACAGATTTGCCTTGAAGATCTCCAGATAAGTCGGGCAGGAATGGAATGGTGGTCGGACAGGTTGTCGCCTGTCGTGCTTTAAAAATGCCACCCAGGAATGGGCATCGCATCCACAACTGCACTGCTTTAATTCTTTCATGTGCCCCTTCCCCTGTATAAATAGGTTTGCAGTCCTTGTAGTGTTGCATTAGCCCTAATCTTGCTGGATGGCCCACATAAAGGAGTGACTATGCACAGTACATGTAGCATGACTTACCTCTTCACCAGTTTGTGCCAACTCTCCTGAACATTCCACATCTCGGGATCGAGGTTCCTATCAATCGTTTGTCCTCCTTCTTGCAGAAGGATCCATTTTATCTAGCAAATTGCTGGCATGAGAACTCGTTGCTACGTAACGGAATTTACTTCTGTAAATATCCAGATCTTTCTGTTATGAAGTACTCAAAGTAtgtccattttatttttttcttttcctattTTGACGTGTATAGCAATATAGATTTACAGTATGTTTTAACGTATAACTCGGAATATGTATGTAAcagtttatcatttttattttttttttaactattgttCATTGTAAAATGCCAATAAAACTCTTAAGTGCTCATTCATGTGTATTTATATATtacaatttatatttatttttaggaTCAATGTGTGGAAAGGTTATCGGTCTGTGTCCTTGTACACTAAAGCACCCATTGACTCAACATTATCACTGAAGATTGGTCCTATAAATGGCTTTGTGCTTATGGTGAGAACACTGGTTCTCTGCCATCTAATTTTGTTCAATCCTCCAGGTTCTATATCTAACCTGGTAACAcaaatatttttcctttttttttatattGGCAATAACTGCCTGTTACAGTACCTGCAGGTCCTGCATCCCATCACCAATCCTAAAAGGGACGTGCAGCTGTTTATTACTGCTTTGagaggtgctgctgctgcatgcggTGGGGCAGTTGCTCAGGCATCTACCTgttacatattttattttattttttttaacttcgtTTATTGAAAATATACATAAGAACAAACACATTTCCCATGTCCATAAACAGGAGCACACtatcggctatgtgcacacgttgcggattttgctgcggatctgcagctgtcttccatgcgttgtacagtacaatgtaaacctatggaaaacaaaatctgcaaagcacatgctgcggaaaaaaacatgcggaaacgcagcgtttttccgcaccatgtcaattccttgtgcggatttcgcagcggtttacacctgctcctcaataggaatctgcaggtggaatccgcacaaaaaccgcgggtaatccgcagtgaggtttacctgcggattttgcaaaaacagtgcagaaaaatccgcacaccaatccgcaacgtgtgcacatagccttattataCTGGTTAACAAAATTAAAAGCAACAATGTATGACTTAGTAGTGTTCATTCCCATGTCTGGTCATTAATCGTCCAGCAATGTTAGGGTGGTTATATATTTCACATACACCTAATCACACATTCGAACTTTAAATCTCGGTAAACATTTACTGGATCGCATATAACGTCGACCTCGAAACTTGAAGAGTGATACCCAATAACTATTTACATAataactaaaaattaacatttctgCTGGAAAAACAGACGCACCTCTAAGTCTGGTTTGGGCACATCCCACTCCACGTCAATATTCTTAGGCACTTGTTAGTGATGGGTGTCAAGTTCCAGAAGTACCATATTTTATAAAATTTCCCAGGGCACCCTTTATTTTGATAGACTGTGTTTTCGTATGGAATCACTGAATTGTCAAGTTCTACCCAGGATCTCAATGTTGGGTGTAAACTACCCATCCATCTCGGAGCAATTAATTTCCTGGCCAAAAATAACGTCTGAGAAATATTTCAATATAATGGTCCCAATTATCTTCCACGTTTCCAAACAGGCACACCAAGGGATCCAGGGGAAATGGTATTGCTCTTAGGGATGACAAGAAGGTGGTAACCTCCTGCCAGAATGTATGTATTACTGGACACCACCACATCGTGTGTATGAAGTTAGCCTCCAACTCATGACACCTCGGGCATTCCAAGATCTGAGTGACCCATTATTGCTAATTTAGCTGGTGTAAGACATGCTTGATGGATTATATATAATTAGATAATTTTGTTAGCTGAGGGGGAAGCCTTGATTGAGGACTCAAGCATCTCCTCCCAGTCCTCCTCCTGAATGTTAGGAATCAAGAGCTGCCATTTTCCCTTAACCACTAAAGGAGGAGTCTGTTTGCTGATAGTAGATGGGTGGAGAAAAGACCTTTTGGTCCCTGTGATAGAAGTATGCTGATAAGCGGGAGAGACAATATCTGCGTGCCTGTACCTATGTGGAATTGGATCGCTGACCTAAGTTGTAGTAACCTGAAGATTTGGGCTCTTGGAACTGCGTACTGAGTCGGTGTCTGTTTAAAAGACAAGAATATTTTGATAAAAAGTCTTTTACTTTCAATACATTTCTGGAGCTCCAGAAAGCAGCGGAGGGATGTACTTGTAGAGATGGGATGTATGTGTTGTGCCACAATCTGCCACAACCTCC contains:
- the TMEM52 gene encoding transmembrane protein 52, yielding MAVCGGYTSGRLLLLLLGCLHVTITLCLADDDDGLENGHSHDCVGDCSQGTNWVNLWYVWLILVTIFLLLLCGTTASCIKFCCKKKKPPVQTLPNHPYEVTVIAIDNDSTIHSTVTSYSSVQYPHMFAFGDPERSALSPPAYSLYALELPPAYEEAIKMAKPSNEVGASTTGPKLEDITEHEGPEEEPDQQPEQQAVSNVVDSPPQYEETEVTSPIQ